From Candidatus Neomarinimicrobiota bacterium:
ATTACCGGGCCGGACTCGATCACGCCCTCTACCCTGAGGGCGAATGGGAAACCCCTCTGGGCAACTTGCCGGTGGACAACACCGGCGGGGAGGCGGTCCTGGCGGCGGCAGGCAATTTGTTGCGATCCGACCCCCAGGCACACGAATATGAGCACTCCATCGAGGTGCTGACGCCGATGGTGAAATACCTTTTCCCCCAGGCAGCCATCGTGCCTATTCTCGTGCAGCCTGAGGCGTCGGCTGTCCACCTGGGAGTGCTGACCGCCCGGGCTATAACCCGGCTTCCTCGCAGGGCCATCTTCCTGGGCTCCAGCGACCTCACCCACTACGGCCCCCAGTTCGGCCTGACACCCGCCGGAAGCGGACCCAGGGCACAGGCCTGGATGGAGGACAACGACCGGCACCTCATTGACATCCTGTGTCACGGCACCGGCGAGGAGGTCCTTCGGGAGGCTTTGAATCACCATAACGCCTGCGGCTCCGGCGCCCTGGCCGCCCTCAAAGGCGCCATGAA
This genomic window contains:
- the amrB gene encoding AmmeMemoRadiSam system protein B, with the translated sequence MASPKGIQSSGTHVRRPAARGFYPGDCQAQLLSFLADSHPPDDLPQPLRGAALPHAGWMYSGRVAAHTLDCFQKSPPPETVVFFGTPHYRAGLDHALYPEGEWETPLGNLPVDNTGGEAVLAAAGNLLRSDPQAHEYEHSIEVLTPMVKYLFPQAAIVPILVQPEASAVHLGVLTARAITRLPRRAIFLGSSDLTHYGPQFGLTPAGSGPRAQAWMEDNDRHLIDILCHGTGEEVLREALNHHNACGSGALAALKGAMKELNAAQGRLVLYATSYAVEPEPVFRQAVGYAGVVF